AATAAAGGCAGTCAGAGCAAGGGGCAAGGACAATTTTAGAAGGGTTGGCCTAATCTGGCCCTCTATTAAATTAATATTTTTTCTCATACAAACTCCCTTACCTTTCTTAAACAATTTATTCTAAAATTATACGCTTTGCCAAGACCTTTTACTAATCCATACCAGATATAGATTGTTAAAAATATTCAATGAAGTATATTTATCATATGAAAAACTATGAAAATATGCTAAAAGGCGAGCTTTTTGTTACAGATAAGTTTCTAGAAGAAAAGTTAACAGGCTCTTGGGAAAAATTATTAAAATTAAATAATACTATAAATAGGCATGAGAGAAATAAAATATGCCAAGACCTCTTTGGTAGTTTTGGCAAATCTACCGTCCTGTCCCCATTTAGGTGCGACTACGGAGAAAATATCTACATAGGAGATAGGTCTTTTATAAATTTCAATGTCTCAATTATCGATTTGGGCAAGGTTATAATTGGCGATAGGGTCTTGATAGGTCCTGGGGTTGGGATCTTTACTGCAGTCCACCCAACCGATCCAGAAATCAGATCTACCGGTATAGAAAAAGGTCTAGATGTAAAAATAGAAGATGGGGCATGGATAGGCGGCAATGCCACAATCCTACCAGGTGTTACAATCGGCAAGGGCGCTATAATCGGTGCTGGCTCAGTTGTGACAAAGGATATAGAAGAAATGTCTATAGCAGCTGGCAATCCTGCCAAGGTCATCAGAAAAATCACCGACGAAGATAAAAAATATTGGCAAGAAAAATACGATGCCTACCTAGCCGATAAGAAATAATAAAGAAGAAAAAAGTCCAAACCTAATTTAGGTCTGGACTTTTCTTATGAGTTTTTTTTATTTATTTAGGATAAATTCCTCTAGGTAAAAGGCAATCCCGTCATCGTCGTTGGACTTTGTCACATAGTCAGCTATTTCTTGGATCTCTTTTCTACCATTGCCCATGACTACCCCTGTCCCTGCATTTTTTATCATAGCCAGGTCATTTTCTTCATCACCAAAGGCTAGGGTATCTTTTATATCAAAATCCAGATAAGAACCTATCTCAACAAGGCTCTTCCCCTTATCGATCCCCTTTGGCATTATTTCGTAGAAACACGGAGTAGATTTGACCTGGTCTGTTAGGTCGCCAAATTTTTCCTCAAGCTTTTTCCCATCTTTTTCTATATATTTTGGGTCATTGGTAAATAAAATCTTGTGGGGAGGAAAATCCAGACTCTGGTCCAAATCCCCTATAACTTTATAATCCATATTTACCCTCTCAGCCGTCTCTTTTAGATTATAGGCATCCTCTGAATTGGTCAATATAAGATCTTTTTCATAGATCAAATATTTTGCATCAAGGTTTTTGGCAAAGGATAAGATCTCCTTGGCCAGGTCAAGATCTAATCTATGGTCTATCAAAACCTCCTTGGTTTTTTGATTTATGA
This window of the Anaerococcus mediterraneensis genome carries:
- a CDS encoding sugar O-acetyltransferase, whose product is MKYIYHMKNYENMLKGELFVTDKFLEEKLTGSWEKLLKLNNTINRHERNKICQDLFGSFGKSTVLSPFRCDYGENIYIGDRSFINFNVSIIDLGKVIIGDRVLIGPGVGIFTAVHPTDPEIRSTGIEKGLDVKIEDGAWIGGNATILPGVTIGKGAIIGAGSVVTKDIEEMSIAAGNPAKVIRKITDEDKKYWQEKYDAYLADKK
- a CDS encoding Cof-type HAD-IIB family hydrolase, translated to MKLIFVDIDGTLLDSDNNITDKTRDSLIKAQEDGHTVVISSGRDPNGIRPYAEILKLEKYGGLVSAFNGGMIINQKTKEVLIDHRLDLDLAKEILSFAKNLDAKYLIYEKDLILTNSEDAYNLKETAERVNMDYKVIGDLDQSLDFPPHKILFTNDPKYIEKDGKKLEEKFGDLTDQVKSTPCFYEIMPKGIDKGKSLVEIGSYLDFDIKDTLAFGDEENDLAMIKNAGTGVVMGNGRKEIQEIADYVTKSNDDDGIAFYLEEFILNK